In Candidatus Nealsonbacteria bacterium, the sequence TCTTGGGAATAACTATATATTTTGGGGTAAAATCTTTATCTATATCAATACCAAAACTTTTCTCCGGTAAATCACGAATGTGTCCCATGGTAGCGGCAACTTGATAATCTTTACCTAAAAACCTTTTAAGAGTTCTCGATTTTGTTGGACTTTCTACTACTATTAATTTCATAGAACATAGAACATGAAATTTATTTAAAAATTTCAAGTTTCAAGATTAGCGAATAAGTGCGAAGGTATTGCCTCCAAGATTTCTTACTTTATTTTTTATTTCCAATACAGAAACAGTACTGGCTGTTGAGGAAGCGGAAAGTTTTGTCTTTTCAATGATTTTATCAATGTATAGGGGTCCCTCTTTTAAAACCTCTAAAATTAAAGTTTCCTCTTCATTTTCTCCCTCAACGAGAACAGTTCTCGTTGATTTTTGGGGAAGTTTTAATTCTTTTAAGATATCATTAGCATTTTCAGTCAATTTTGCTCCTTTTTTGATTAAATAATGGCATCCCTTTGAATTTGATGAATGGACAGGACCTGGTATGGCAAAAACTTTTTTCCCTTGTTTTTTTGTCCACATAGCTGTAATTAAAGCGCCTGATTTTTGTTTAGCTTCAATGACTAAAACTCCCAAGGACATTCCGGCTATAATTCTATTCCTTTCAGGAAAAGTAAATTTTGTACCATGAGTTCCCGGAGGATATTCAGAAATTAAGCAACCCCCTATTTCTAAAATCTTTTTAATTAATTTTAGGTTTGATTGAGGATAAGTTGATTTTTCATCAAGTCCTGTTCCTAAAACAGCGATTGTTCTTCTTCCTCTTTCCACAGCTGCTAAATGAGAAAAGGTATCTATACCTGTAGCTAAGCCAGAAACAATGGTTAAACCAGCTGTTGCTAAATCTCCTCCGATTTCTAAAGCTATCTGCTTTCCATAATTAGAGCAAAGCCTTGTTCCAACAATAGCAAAACAATTTTCCTTTGGCAAAAGTTTTCCCTTAAAATAAAGTTTTTCTGGCGGTTCTGAAATTTTCTTTAAGAGTTCTGGATATTCTTTATCTTGTATAGTAATTTTTTCAATTCTGTACATAATAGATAATTATTAAACTATAACAACAATCTTAAAAATTTTAAAATATTTGACTTTTTTTACAAGGTGTTTTATTCTATAAAAGTGAGTTAATTTTAAAATTAAATAAAATAGAAATGAAAAAATAGTTGGTTGAAATGTTAGGAAAATTGCTTACAGGTATTTTAATGACAGGTTTTGTTTTATTTACAGCAGGGGTTTATACAGCTGTTGAAACTGTAAAGACTATCAGTGGGCCAGCCATAGTAATTGGAACTTATGGATTGATAGAATTTCTAGACGCTTGGGACGCTATTCACGATCCTTAAATATTTTATATTAATCCCTAATAAGGTCCTTTGCGGCCTTTTTTTTATTTTTTCAAACCAAAAATTACCCCTTTTTAGGAAATAGGGGGTGATGCCTGCAATAACAATTCTGTTTAAACCTATTTTTCGTTCCATTTTAAACCATAATCTATAAAAATTATTTAATTAAATTCATTCATTGCTTTTTCTATTCCTTGTTTTAAACTAATTTCAATTGCTTTAAGGCAGTTTTTAATAACTTTATTTATAAGCTTTTTTTCTGTTTTTGTAAATTTCTGAAGAACAAAAGCTTCCATAGATAAATGGCTAAATGGTTTTATTGATTTATAGTCAGGATTTATTCCGATGCGAAAACGAATAAAGTTTTTTGTCCTTATTCCATCAATTATAGACTGAACTCC encodes:
- the dprA gene encoding DNA-protecting protein DprA; this encodes MYRIEKITIQDKEYPELLKKISEPPEKLYFKGKLLPKENCFAIVGTRLCSNYGKQIALEIGGDLATAGLTIVSGLATGIDTFSHLAAVERGRRTIAVLGTGLDEKSTYPQSNLKLIKKILEIGGCLISEYPPGTHGTKFTFPERNRIIAGMSLGVLVIEAKQKSGALITAMWTKKQGKKVFAIPGPVHSSNSKGCHYLIKKGAKLTENANDILKELKLPQKSTRTVLVEGENEEETLILEVLKEGPLYIDKIIEKTKLSASSTASTVSVLEIKNKVRNLGGNTFALIR